Within the Pseudomonas sp. SL4(2022) genome, the region TGTACAACTCGTACACTCCGCTTCCTCGCCTGTTTTTGCCTTGCATGGTTCTAGCTCGCGAAATCGTAAATAGGTTCTGAGCGAGGCAAGCATGAGCAAAGGGCAGGTTGCGGGTATTGACGGGGATCAATACGTGCAGGGGCAGGGTGAGGGCGCATGGCTGTGGGATCGCCCGCTTGGCGAGACGCACGCCACCCTGATTCTGGCCCACGGTGCGGGTGCGCCGATGGACAGCGAGTTCATGCAGCACATAGCGCAAAGCCTTGCAGCGCGAGGGATTGCCGTACTGCGCTTCGAATTTGCCTATATGGCTGCGCGGCGGCTGGACGGCAAAAAACGCCCCCCTAATCCTCAGGCCAAGCTGCTCGAACAGTGGCGCGAGGTGTACCGCCAGGTGCGCCAACAGGTCGCAGGGCCGCTGGCGATTGGCGGCAAATCTATGGGGGGGCGTATGGCCAGTCTGCTGGCCGATGAGTTGGGTGCCGATGCGCTGGTTTGCCTGGGCTATCCCTTTTATGCAGTCGGCAAACCGGAAAAACCACGGGTGGCGCACTTGGCCGCACTGCG harbors:
- a CDS encoding alpha/beta family hydrolase translates to MSKGQVAGIDGDQYVQGQGEGAWLWDRPLGETHATLILAHGAGAPMDSEFMQHIAQSLAARGIAVLRFEFAYMAARRLDGKKRPPNPQAKLLEQWREVYRQVRQQVAGPLAIGGKSMGGRMASLLADELGADALVCLGYPFYAVGKPEKPRVAHLAALRTPTVIIQGERDALGNRQAVAGYALSEAIKLRWLTAGDHDLKPLKSSGFTHQQHMLAAAEAIAEFLCT